One window from the genome of Desulfonatronum thiodismutans encodes:
- a CDS encoding murein transglycosylase domain-containing protein → MNRRLFLALIPAALFSGCTHREVERGIRSTHRALSGDVAGAVNAYIPTSGVPEVDQLVRRQVSTLIDKIQRYWKDKKVPTETEYVKYTDGYQSRAVVNFETGRIRVETRRQDDPRAALQQATIATLLTPEDPTTVDLLSDKEVKIGGQPFLYGLVVDHENQNIRWAWRAERYADHLLRTRYETSGSGRSRIHFVTFEMVLEYQGRQQFKFQDSVIRNARRFNQSPDLVYAIMEAESSFNPYAVSHVPAYGLMQIVPTTAGRDCHQLLYGRPGTPTREYLFVPENNIRMGTAYLHILDTRYLKMVQNPRSREYCVIAGYNTGSGNVLKAFHRDRNQAVARINAASPQEVYERLVRNLPYQETRNYLPKVVRLKSKYAAVR, encoded by the coding sequence TTGAACAGACGGCTCTTCCTCGCCTTGATTCCCGCGGCGCTCTTTTCCGGGTGTACGCATCGGGAAGTGGAAAGAGGCATCAGGTCGACCCATCGCGCCCTTTCCGGGGATGTGGCCGGGGCCGTGAATGCGTACATACCGACATCCGGCGTTCCGGAGGTCGATCAACTGGTCCGACGCCAGGTTTCCACCCTGATCGACAAAATTCAGCGATACTGGAAAGACAAAAAGGTTCCCACGGAAACCGAGTACGTCAAATACACCGACGGCTACCAAAGCCGCGCCGTGGTGAATTTCGAAACCGGTCGCATCCGCGTGGAAACCAGAAGGCAAGACGACCCGCGAGCCGCGCTCCAGCAGGCCACGATCGCGACCCTGCTCACCCCGGAGGACCCGACCACCGTGGATCTGCTCAGCGACAAGGAAGTCAAGATCGGCGGGCAGCCCTTTCTCTACGGCCTGGTCGTGGACCATGAAAACCAGAACATCCGCTGGGCCTGGCGAGCCGAGCGTTACGCGGACCACCTGCTCCGGACACGCTACGAGACAAGCGGGTCCGGTCGCTCGCGGATCCATTTCGTTACCTTCGAAATGGTCCTGGAATACCAGGGCCGGCAGCAGTTCAAGTTTCAGGATTCCGTGATCCGAAACGCCAGAAGATTCAACCAGTCCCCGGACCTGGTCTACGCGATCATGGAGGCGGAAAGCAGCTTCAACCCCTACGCCGTAAGCCACGTTCCAGCCTACGGCCTGATGCAAATCGTCCCCACCACCGCGGGCCGGGACTGCCATCAGCTCCTCTATGGTCGCCCGGGCACCCCGACCAGGGAATACCTGTTCGTCCCGGAAAACAACATCCGCATGGGAACAGCCTACCTGCACATCCTCGACACCCGATACCTCAAAATGGTGCAAAACCCGAGAAGCCGCGAATACTGCGTGATCGCCGGGTACAATACCGGAAGCGGCAACGTGCTGAAGGCCTTCCACCGCGACCGCAATCAAGCCGTCGCCAGAATCAACGCCGCCTCGCCGCAAGAGGTCTACGAACGCCTTGTCCGGAATCTGCCCTACCAGGAAACCCGCAACTACCTGCCCAAGGTCGTCAGACTCAAGTCAAAATACGCGGCAGTTCGATAG
- a CDS encoding CBS domain-containing protein, translated as MILVTTHVNTDFDALASMVAAAFLHPGATRLIPSHVQPAVRDFLAVHWDLLRLNHRDTVDLAEVDKLVITDTSSWERLDNIKELTSHADLPVTVWDHHMAGGSIAAAEEHREEVGATVTLLLERFQAQDTAFSPIHATLFLLGIYDDTGSLSFPNTTARDARMAAFLLENGADLNVVSAYLDSSLDERHLDLFSRMLAEPEIIRLNDLRLGVCVQDARKELNMLPTVVSKFMEIQGLDAAFGIFPMGSHKTAVIGRGNPKLFDVGAVVRRLGGGGHPGAGSAVVQAPLDTTRSQVVELIRQTGTRRTNVRDLATPISARLAPAHSLREAAAIMKGPKVPNTSRTERQALPVVDEQGRLLGVLHKAQFRKIKQDRQWEKSVTSMLRQNAPTVHPDQSLREALHLMTHSDLGFLPVVEDGRLVGEITRAAVILNMYEL; from the coding sequence ATGATTCTCGTGACCACCCACGTCAACACCGACTTCGACGCCCTGGCGTCCATGGTCGCGGCCGCCTTCCTGCATCCCGGCGCGACGCGTCTCATTCCATCCCACGTCCAGCCCGCGGTGCGCGACTTCCTGGCCGTACATTGGGACCTGCTCCGCCTCAACCACCGGGACACCGTGGACCTGGCCGAGGTGGATAAGCTGGTGATCACGGACACATCCAGTTGGGAACGTCTGGACAACATTAAGGAACTGACTTCCCACGCCGATCTTCCGGTAACCGTCTGGGACCACCACATGGCCGGTGGATCTATCGCCGCTGCCGAGGAACATCGCGAAGAAGTCGGAGCGACGGTCACCCTGCTTTTGGAACGCTTTCAGGCTCAAGATACGGCCTTTTCCCCGATCCATGCCACACTCTTTCTGCTGGGCATTTACGACGACACCGGCTCCCTGTCCTTCCCCAACACCACGGCCAGGGATGCGCGCATGGCCGCCTTTTTGCTTGAAAACGGAGCGGACCTGAACGTGGTCTCCGCGTACCTGGACAGCTCTCTGGACGAGCGTCACCTGGACCTGTTCTCCCGGATGCTGGCCGAACCGGAAATCATCCGCCTCAATGACCTGCGCCTTGGGGTCTGCGTTCAGGATGCCCGCAAGGAACTGAACATGCTGCCCACAGTGGTCTCAAAATTCATGGAGATTCAAGGCCTCGACGCCGCGTTTGGGATCTTTCCCATGGGCTCCCACAAGACCGCGGTCATCGGACGCGGCAACCCCAAGCTGTTCGACGTAGGCGCCGTGGTCCGCCGTCTGGGCGGAGGCGGCCATCCCGGCGCCGGTTCCGCCGTTGTCCAGGCTCCGTTGGATACGACACGAAGTCAGGTCGTCGAGTTGATCCGCCAAACCGGAACCAGGCGGACCAATGTCCGCGATCTGGCCACCCCGATCTCGGCCCGGCTGGCACCCGCGCACAGCCTCCGGGAAGCCGCGGCCATCATGAAAGGACCGAAGGTCCCGAATACCTCCAGGACGGAACGCCAGGCCTTGCCGGTGGTGGATGAACAGGGCAGACTTCTTGGCGTCCTGCACAAGGCCCAATTCCGTAAAATCAAACAAGACCGGCAATGGGAGAAATCCGTGACCTCCATGCTCCGTCAAAACGCCCCCACCGTGCATCCGGACCAGAGTCTGCGTGAGGCCCTGCATCTGATGACGCATTCCGACCTGGGGTTTCTGCCCGTGGTCGAGGACGGCCGCCTGGTCGGAGAGATCACCAGGGCGGCCGTGATTTTGAATATGTATGAATTGTGA
- a CDS encoding long-chain-fatty-acid--CoA ligase yields the protein MIDVPSPWRKFYDPEVPTPFEPEAMAIHELLARSARNSPQRKAIVFQNWSITYAEFDRLTGVMAANLRRLGLTAGTRVAVLLPNLPQTLITYFAILKAGGVVVMMNPLYMENELQDQISDSSAEFLVTLDLLWSKVSGLRRRVHLKKIIVASIADALGFPLRQVYKLKAWKQGLGKDVPYDDNAILPWKEIVKGREVYSQVVDDPRNHLAMLQYTGGTTGVPKGVMLSHANLTANVQQCLAMLPKLTKSRHTLLAVLPFFHIFGLTVCMNFAVALGATIIPFPRLVVADLLKAIQKYKPTIFPAVPAIFVAMVQHKNLAKFKLSSINYCISGSAPLPVEVMQKFQKLTGAEIIEGYGLTEASPVTHLNPLDGKHKPGSIGIPLPGTEAAIVDMEGGAVPVPTGKLGELVIRGHQVMQGYWNRADETASTIRNTWLYTGDIAYMDEDGFCFIVDRKKDLIITGGYNVYPRDVDEVLFEHPKVKEAVAVGIPHPTRGEIVKAFIVPKDGEVIEQSEIIEFCSKKLAKYKVPRRVEFRTELPKTLVGKVLRRALRQEEEEKVKERRKRRMGD from the coding sequence ATGATCGACGTTCCGAGCCCCTGGCGAAAATTCTATGACCCCGAAGTCCCCACCCCGTTTGAACCGGAAGCCATGGCCATCCATGAACTGCTGGCCCGGTCGGCCCGGAATAGTCCTCAACGCAAGGCCATTGTCTTTCAGAACTGGTCCATAACCTACGCTGAGTTCGATCGTTTGACCGGCGTCATGGCCGCGAATCTGCGGCGACTGGGGCTGACCGCGGGGACTCGGGTGGCTGTGCTTCTGCCGAACCTGCCCCAGACCTTGATCACCTACTTCGCCATCCTCAAGGCCGGAGGCGTGGTGGTGATGATGAATCCTCTGTACATGGAAAACGAGCTGCAAGACCAGATTTCTGACAGCTCCGCGGAGTTTCTGGTCACTCTGGATCTGCTCTGGTCCAAGGTCTCGGGGTTGCGGCGGCGCGTGCATCTGAAAAAGATCATCGTCGCCAGCATTGCCGACGCCCTGGGTTTCCCCCTGCGCCAAGTCTACAAGCTCAAGGCCTGGAAGCAGGGCCTGGGCAAGGACGTCCCTTACGACGACAACGCGATACTTCCGTGGAAAGAGATCGTCAAAGGGCGGGAGGTTTACAGCCAGGTCGTCGACGATCCGCGCAACCATCTGGCCATGCTTCAGTACACCGGCGGGACAACCGGCGTGCCCAAGGGAGTGATGCTGTCCCATGCCAACCTGACCGCCAATGTCCAGCAGTGCCTGGCCATGCTGCCCAAACTCACGAAGTCCCGGCACACTCTGCTGGCCGTGCTGCCGTTTTTTCATATTTTCGGCCTGACGGTCTGCATGAACTTCGCCGTGGCCCTGGGCGCGACCATCATCCCCTTTCCGAGGCTGGTGGTGGCCGATCTGCTCAAGGCCATTCAGAAGTACAAGCCCACGATATTCCCGGCCGTCCCGGCCATTTTCGTGGCCATGGTCCAGCACAAGAATCTCGCCAAGTTCAAGCTGTCTTCCATTAACTACTGTATTTCCGGCTCCGCGCCGCTGCCCGTGGAAGTCATGCAGAAATTTCAGAAATTGACCGGGGCTGAGATCATCGAAGGCTACGGCCTGACCGAGGCCTCGCCGGTGACCCATCTCAACCCCCTGGACGGCAAGCACAAGCCCGGCTCCATCGGCATTCCCCTGCCCGGCACCGAAGCGGCCATCGTGGACATGGAAGGCGGGGCCGTACCCGTGCCCACGGGCAAGCTGGGCGAACTGGTGATCCGGGGCCATCAGGTCATGCAAGGCTACTGGAACCGGGCCGACGAGACCGCCTCCACCATCCGCAATACCTGGCTGTACACCGGGGACATCGCCTACATGGACGAGGACGGGTTCTGTTTCATCGTGGATCGGAAAAAGGATCTGATCATCACCGGAGGCTACAACGTCTATCCCCGGGACGTGGACGAGGTACTCTTCGAGCACCCCAAGGTCAAGGAGGCCGTGGCCGTGGGCATCCCCCATCCCACACGGGGGGAAATCGTCAAGGCCTTCATCGTGCCCAAAGACGGCGAAGTGATCGAGCAATCGGAAATCATCGAGTTCTGTTCCAAAAAACTGGCCAAATACAAAGTCCCCCGCCGGGTGGAGTTCCGCACCGAACTGCCCAAGACCCTGGTGGGCAAGGTGTTGCGGCGGGCCTTGCGCCAGGAGGAAGAGGAAAAGGTGAAAGAGCGAAGAAAGAGACGGATGGGGGACTGA
- a CDS encoding PocR ligand-binding domain-containing protein, whose amino-acid sequence MPLTPPNASHDDSPFRIDPTAHAAAVHDFEALVANTPMGVFTTTPEGRFLSANPAMVRLLGYDSEEQLVTSVTDIAAQVFADPEDRKTLVRLLDQNDELVDYECRMVRRDGKPFWASATVRVVRDAAGRVLLHQGFLSDISQRKRTESIMAARDRLLHLARSGSLAELLRATLGEAEQLTASRIGFFHFFEDDQSTIVLQTWSARTVKGSCTADPSAGTHYPVSQAGVWADCVRTRAPVIHNDYAALPHRRGLPEGHAPILREIVVPVQRDGRIVAILGVGNKPTDYESEDLDVLTSLADLAWDIAERKRAEETLQESEERYRRITECLTDYLYTVRVEDGRAAQTVHSPACVAVTGFTAEEFAADPYLWINMVLPEDQEMVREQARKVLVEGRADPVEHRIIRKDGQRRWVSNTIVVRLNSRGELTAYDGLIKDITERKNMDQALRESEAGVRTKLHALLSPDGDVGALALEDIIDTRAIQLLMEDFHRLTNIGSAIVDLHGKVLVATGWQDVCVKFHRAHPDALRNCIESDTLLSSEGAPGTFKLYKCKNNLWDMATPIIIGGRHLGNMFLGQFLFDDDLPDLTLFREQAQRYGFDEQRYLAALDRVPRYDRNTVHQAMDFYARLADLVATLSFGQIKLARAMAEQARVKDELRRVNARLEQTLADKDKFFAIIAHDLRSPFIGFLSFIRLMVGHIESMSQEDIRKLAEDMKGSAENLYNLLNNLLDWARMQRGLTPFEPRPQPLSTLIRGTLELIEPSARQKAIALRCSIPEHISILADHPMLSTVVRNLLFNAVKFTQREGEVTITAEQDEESVRISIRDTGVGMDEAVLCGLFALDRRICLRGTEGERGSGLGLLLCKEFVEKHGGRIWVESKPGQGTIFTFTLPRMQCEQT is encoded by the coding sequence ATGCCCCTCACGCCCCCCAACGCTTCTCATGACGACTCGCCGTTCCGGATCGATCCCACCGCCCACGCCGCAGCCGTCCATGACTTTGAAGCCCTCGTGGCCAACACGCCCATGGGCGTGTTCACGACCACTCCGGAGGGCCGGTTTCTCAGCGCCAATCCGGCCATGGTCCGCTTGCTGGGGTACGACTCCGAAGAGCAGCTGGTGACTTCGGTGACGGACATAGCGGCCCAGGTGTTCGCCGATCCGGAGGACCGAAAGACATTGGTCCGTCTTCTGGACCAGAACGACGAGCTTGTGGATTACGAGTGCCGGATGGTCCGCCGCGACGGCAAGCCGTTCTGGGCCTCGGCCACGGTGCGGGTTGTCCGGGACGCCGCCGGACGGGTATTGCTCCACCAGGGCTTTCTTTCCGACATTTCGCAACGCAAGCGCACCGAGTCGATCATGGCCGCCCGAGACCGGCTCCTCCATCTGGCCCGATCCGGAAGCCTGGCTGAACTGCTCCGGGCCACTCTGGGCGAGGCCGAACAACTCACCGCCAGCCGGATCGGTTTCTTTCACTTTTTTGAGGATGATCAATCCACCATTGTCCTTCAAACCTGGTCCGCCAGGACTGTCAAGGGAAGCTGCACCGCCGACCCCTCCGCCGGCACCCACTATCCGGTGAGCCAGGCCGGGGTCTGGGCCGACTGCGTCCGCACCCGCGCCCCGGTAATCCACAACGATTATGCCGCCCTGCCCCACCGCCGGGGGCTGCCCGAAGGGCATGCCCCGATTCTCCGGGAAATAGTGGTGCCGGTGCAACGGGACGGACGGATCGTGGCTATTCTCGGCGTGGGCAACAAGCCCACGGATTACGAAAGCGAGGATCTGGACGTCCTGACCTCCCTGGCCGATCTGGCCTGGGACATCGCCGAGCGCAAACGAGCCGAGGAGACTTTGCAGGAAAGCGAGGAACGCTACCGGCGGATTACGGAATGTCTGACCGATTATCTGTACACCGTCAGGGTTGAGGACGGCCGAGCCGCTCAAACCGTGCATAGCCCGGCCTGCGTCGCCGTGACCGGATTCACGGCCGAGGAATTCGCCGCTGATCCCTACCTTTGGATCAACATGGTCCTGCCCGAGGACCAGGAGATGGTCCGGGAACAGGCCCGCAAAGTGCTCGTGGAGGGTCGTGCCGATCCCGTGGAACACCGGATCATTCGCAAGGACGGTCAACGGCGTTGGGTGAGCAACACCATCGTCGTCAGGCTGAATTCACGGGGGGAATTGACGGCCTACGACGGCCTGATCAAGGACATCACCGAGCGCAAGAACATGGACCAGGCCCTGCGCGAAAGCGAAGCCGGGGTCCGGACCAAGCTCCACGCCCTGCTCTCACCGGACGGAGACGTGGGCGCGCTGGCCCTGGAAGACATCATCGACACCCGGGCCATCCAATTGCTGATGGAGGATTTCCACCGCCTGACCAACATCGGCAGCGCCATCGTGGACCTGCACGGCAAAGTGCTGGTGGCCACCGGATGGCAGGACGTCTGCGTCAAATTCCACCGGGCCCACCCCGACGCCCTGCGCAACTGCATCGAAAGCGACACCCTGCTCTCCAGCGAGGGCGCTCCCGGAACCTTCAAGCTCTACAAATGCAAAAACAACCTCTGGGACATGGCCACGCCGATCATCATCGGCGGCCGCCACCTGGGGAACATGTTTCTGGGGCAGTTTCTGTTCGACGACGACCTTCCGGACCTGACCCTGTTTCGGGAACAGGCCCAAAGGTACGGTTTTGATGAACAACGGTACCTGGCCGCGCTGGACCGGGTGCCGCGGTACGACCGCAACACGGTCCATCAGGCCATGGACTTCTACGCCCGCCTGGCGGACCTGGTGGCCACCCTCAGTTTCGGCCAGATCAAACTGGCCCGGGCCATGGCCGAACAGGCCCGGGTCAAGGACGAACTGCGTCGGGTCAATGCTCGGCTGGAGCAGACCCTGGCGGACAAGGACAAGTTCTTCGCCATCATCGCCCATGACCTGCGCTCGCCGTTCATCGGCTTTTTGTCCTTCATCCGCTTGATGGTCGGACACATCGAGAGCATGAGCCAGGAGGACATCCGCAAGCTGGCCGAAGACATGAAGGGCAGCGCGGAGAACCTCTACAACCTGCTGAACAACCTCCTGGACTGGGCCCGAATGCAGCGCGGCCTCACCCCCTTCGAACCCCGGCCCCAGCCCCTTTCGACCTTGATCCGGGGCACCCTGGAACTCATCGAACCCAGCGCCCGTCAGAAAGCCATCGCCCTCCGCTGCTCGATCCCGGAACACATTTCCATCCTGGCCGACCACCCCATGCTCAGCACCGTGGTCCGCAACCTGCTCTTCAACGCGGTCAAATTCACCCAACGCGAGGGGGAAGTCACGATCACCGCGGAGCAGGACGAGGAATCGGTCCGGATCTCCATCCGGGATACCGGCGTGGGCATGGACGAGGCCGTTCTGTGCGGCCTCTTCGCCCTGGACCGCAGAATCTGCCTGCGCGGGACCGAAGGCGAACGAGGTTCCGGCCTGGGCCTGCTTTTATGTAAGGAGTTCGTCGAAAAGCACGGAGGACGGATATGGGTGGAAAGCAAACCAGGGCAAGGAACGATCTTCACCTTCACCCTGCCCCGAATGCAGTGCGAGCAGACGTGA
- a CDS encoding glycogen/starch/alpha-glucan phosphorylase produces MAKKNKGKAEVVASPDRKSRLVQWDGDLHGDDTVEGLKRDIVRHVVTSLGNDYARPNDFTYYNGLALAIRDRMIAQWIKTQRSYYNEQAKRVYYLSMEYLHGKSLLNSLHCLGLHDLAKEALSEFGLDLENVAEVEWDAGLGNGGLGRLASCYLDSMATQCISGYGYGIRYDYGMFHQTIENGAQVEQPDNWTKHGTPWEFDRARFMKAVNFFGKVRTWVDDQGRLRHDWVDTEKVLAMACDLLVPGYRNGRAINMRLWAAKSDTEFNLEFFNTGDYIGALEAKIRDETISKVLYPSDDKLHGRVLRLCQQYFFVAASLEDILRRYKKKFSTFDKLPEMVVIQLNDTHPTIAIPELMRILVDEELLDWDTAWDLCTRVFAYTNHTILPEALESWPCSLIQRVLPRHMEIIYEINHRFMQWLDGLDDGHPDPSARKSRLSIIQEHPEKAVRMANLAIVGSFSVNGVAAMHTEIIKAEVFPEFHAVFPGRFRNVTNGVTPRRWLNQCNPGLAELISEKVSGNWLYNLDRLRDLVPHAEDPAFRAKWRDVKRTNKERLAAYVTRKLGFECNLDAMFDVQVKRIHEYKRQLLNVLHVITLYNRIKADPRGNFVPRTVFFGGKAAPAYFMAKLIIRLINGVADVVNPDPDVAGRLQVVFLPNYCVSQAERIIPATELSEQISTAGYEASGTGNMKFAINGALTIGTLDGANVEMLEEIGAENMFIFGRTADEIKALRRGGYNPWQFCENDPELKQVLSMISGNVFSAHNHGLFAPIIDNLLHHGDYFCVLADYRAYVECQEQVSALYRDQDEWTRRSILNTANMGKFSSDRSVMDYARNIWGVDPQACLL; encoded by the coding sequence ATGGCCAAAAAAAATAAGGGCAAAGCAGAAGTGGTGGCCTCCCCGGACCGAAAAAGTCGCCTTGTTCAGTGGGACGGCGATTTGCACGGCGACGACACCGTGGAGGGGCTCAAGCGCGACATTGTGCGGCATGTAGTGACCAGCCTGGGTAACGACTATGCCCGACCCAACGATTTCACCTATTATAACGGCTTGGCTCTGGCCATCCGCGACCGGATGATCGCGCAATGGATCAAAACCCAGCGTTCATATTACAATGAACAGGCCAAGCGGGTGTATTACCTGTCCATGGAATATCTGCACGGCAAGTCGCTGTTGAACAGCCTGCATTGTCTGGGGCTACACGATTTGGCCAAGGAGGCCCTGTCCGAATTCGGCTTGGACCTGGAAAACGTGGCCGAAGTGGAATGGGACGCCGGACTGGGGAACGGCGGTCTGGGACGTTTGGCCTCCTGCTATCTGGACTCCATGGCCACCCAGTGTATTTCCGGTTACGGCTACGGCATCCGCTACGATTACGGCATGTTTCACCAGACCATCGAAAACGGGGCCCAGGTGGAGCAGCCGGACAATTGGACCAAGCACGGCACCCCTTGGGAGTTCGACCGGGCCCGGTTCATGAAGGCGGTCAATTTCTTCGGCAAGGTCCGGACCTGGGTGGACGACCAGGGCCGATTGCGTCACGACTGGGTGGACACGGAAAAGGTTCTGGCCATGGCTTGCGACCTGCTCGTTCCGGGGTATCGCAACGGTCGGGCCATCAACATGCGGCTGTGGGCCGCCAAGTCGGACACGGAATTCAACCTGGAGTTCTTCAATACCGGAGACTATATCGGCGCGCTGGAGGCCAAGATCCGGGACGAGACCATCTCCAAGGTGCTCTATCCCAGCGACGACAAGCTCCATGGCCGGGTGCTCCGGCTCTGCCAGCAGTACTTTTTCGTGGCCGCGTCCCTGGAAGACATTCTGCGTCGATACAAAAAGAAGTTCAGCACGTTCGATAAACTCCCGGAAATGGTGGTCATCCAGCTCAACGACACCCATCCGACCATCGCCATTCCCGAACTTATGCGCATCCTGGTGGACGAGGAACTCTTAGACTGGGACACGGCATGGGATTTGTGCACCCGTGTCTTCGCCTACACCAACCACACCATCCTGCCCGAAGCTCTGGAAAGCTGGCCCTGTTCGTTGATCCAGCGGGTTCTGCCCCGGCACATGGAGATCATCTACGAGATCAACCATCGCTTCATGCAGTGGCTGGACGGGCTCGACGACGGCCATCCCGACCCGAGCGCCCGCAAGTCCCGGCTGTCCATCATTCAGGAACACCCGGAAAAAGCCGTGCGCATGGCCAATCTGGCCATCGTGGGCAGCTTTTCGGTCAACGGTGTGGCGGCCATGCATACGGAGATCATCAAGGCTGAAGTGTTTCCGGAGTTCCACGCCGTGTTTCCGGGCCGATTCCGCAACGTAACCAACGGCGTCACCCCGAGGCGCTGGCTGAACCAGTGCAATCCCGGCCTCGCGGAGTTGATCTCGGAAAAAGTTTCCGGCAATTGGCTCTATAATCTGGACCGGTTGCGAGATCTGGTCCCTCATGCCGAAGACCCGGCCTTTCGGGCCAAATGGCGCGACGTCAAACGGACCAACAAGGAGCGCTTGGCGGCCTATGTGACCCGCAAACTGGGCTTTGAATGCAATCTGGACGCCATGTTCGACGTTCAGGTCAAGCGCATCCACGAATACAAGCGCCAACTGCTCAACGTGCTGCACGTGATCACACTCTACAACCGGATCAAGGCCGATCCTCGGGGGAACTTCGTTCCCCGGACCGTGTTTTTCGGAGGCAAGGCCGCGCCGGCCTATTTCATGGCCAAGCTGATCATCCGGCTGATCAACGGCGTGGCCGACGTGGTCAACCCCGATCCGGACGTGGCCGGTCGGCTGCAAGTGGTTTTTCTGCCAAACTATTGCGTATCCCAGGCCGAGCGGATTATCCCGGCCACGGAATTGTCCGAGCAGATTTCCACGGCCGGCTACGAAGCCTCGGGGACCGGAAACATGAAGTTCGCCATCAACGGGGCCCTGACCATCGGTACCCTGGACGGGGCCAACGTGGAAATGCTGGAGGAGATCGGGGCGGAGAACATGTTCATCTTCGGCCGCACAGCCGATGAGATCAAGGCCCTGCGTCGCGGCGGATACAATCCCTGGCAGTTCTGCGAAAACGATCCGGAACTGAAGCAGGTGCTGTCCATGATTTCCGGCAATGTCTTCTCCGCTCACAACCACGGCCTTTTTGCGCCGATCATCGACAACTTGCTGCATCATGGCGACTACTTCTGCGTCCTGGCGGACTACCGGGCCTATGTGGAGTGCCAGGAACAGGTCAGCGCACTCTACCGAGACCAGGACGAATGGACCCGACGCTCTATCCTGAACACCGCCAACATGGGCAAGTTCTCCAGCGACCGTTCGGTCATGGACTACGCCCGGAACATCTGGGGCGTGGACCCGCAAGCCTGTCTGCTTTGA
- a CDS encoding nuclease-related domain-containing protein — protein sequence MLYVHIHHPDRLFQDNLIFYIPFALLYGFGLYRMNFHLNQRRNARLGFEGEMAVGQELNQLLANGYHVFHDYPAGKFNIDHVLIGPAGVFAVETKARSKPTTGDAKADAKVLYDGKQLKFPGWTETEPIQQAKRQAADLSVELSKAVGEPVLAQPVLAIPGWYVERTTKPDVFIINGKGAHGLFCKLPAVLDASMIQRIAYQVEQKCRDVKPRAYREWEG from the coding sequence ATGCTCTACGTGCATATTCACCATCCGGATCGATTGTTCCAGGACAATCTCATCTTCTACATTCCGTTTGCCCTTTTGTACGGATTTGGGTTGTACAGGATGAATTTTCATCTCAATCAGCGACGCAACGCTCGGCTTGGTTTTGAAGGCGAAATGGCCGTGGGGCAGGAACTGAACCAGCTTTTAGCCAACGGGTACCACGTCTTTCACGATTATCCCGCCGGAAAATTCAACATTGACCACGTACTCATCGGCCCTGCCGGAGTCTTTGCCGTGGAGACCAAGGCCAGGTCCAAGCCCACAACAGGGGACGCGAAGGCTGACGCCAAAGTGTTGTATGACGGCAAACAGCTCAAATTTCCGGGCTGGACCGAGACCGAACCCATTCAACAGGCCAAGCGTCAGGCAGCGGATCTTTCCGTCGAGCTAAGCAAGGCGGTTGGCGAACCGGTTCTGGCTCAACCCGTTCTGGCCATACCCGGCTGGTACGTCGAGCGCACTACCAAACCGGATGTCTTCATTATCAACGGCAAAGGAGCGCACGGTCTCTTTTGCAAACTGCCCGCCGTACTGGACGCAAGCATGATCCAGCGCATCGCCTACCAGGTGGAGCAGAAATGTCGGGATGTGAAGCCGAGGGCGTATCGGGAATGGGAGGGGTGA